The region TCTCGAatcaattttaaatgattttaaattaattttaaagcttTCAATTTGtctaaaacttaatttaattatcatacattaactcttaaacaaattaaaaaaaatttaaacgtACATGTTCTGGCAGCATATCTTTTATCCGTACTGATTGTTGGGACAAGTAAAGAGTATTATATAGAGATAATAATTAAAACTGTTTTTTCATACTCGGCTGTCAAGTTTATCATGTGTTTAAGAAAAGTAACAAAGCTGTGAATTGATTATCTAAGCGAACTAAAAACAATGTTTACCTAGATAATTGACTTAGCATTTCTAGACAAACTTACGATTTATTGCCTTATTGTAACTTTTGTGATTAATGGAATGAAATGaatatttacaaataaataaataaaaatccaaacttctccaatgaaaaattttataaatttcataacAATGACTCCACCTACACCCGACCACAGAGACCTCTACGGTTAtatctatttttccttttttcttttctttagacTTGTTTCAATCACCACATTtatatgtaaaaagaaaaaagaagaagaagaaagagggaCATTATCAGAATTGGATTCGTTCATTCCGGCCCTAAACGACCACACTTGTTGGAGATGAAAGAATAAGTCGATATGCAAAGTCAAGGCTCACCATTGATGTTGGGAGAGCCATTCGATGCTTCTTTTCTTGACAAGGAGACACCTGTTCTTGTCAATGCTGTAATCTCACCGTTATTCTAACAGACAAGAGTCCATCATAACTATAGTTCAACATCTCATTGCtccaatatatttttaagaaccAAACCTAAGTGATCAGTTGAATCTCCCTTTCCCCCCTCCCTACCACCTTTTTTTCTGAATAAATTCccctaatcaaaacaaaaacgtGCACAGTactgaaaagaataaaaaaaaaaaggacgaCAAGGGCCTAACATCTCATCTGGTTAGCTTGTGAAACATGACAAGTGTTGATGCAATCTAAAAAAGTCATGTCACTTTTTGCCCTTTTGGTGATATCCCTTGTTCACGTTTGAACAACATCACCATGAAGCATTTGGCCTTTCATGTTCATTTATTGTCTTTGTCACGATAACATAGACGCTATGGTCAGATTTTTTTCAACCTTAATGCGCGAAAATATCCTTATTGTGAATGTTAGATGATGCAAACTAACTGATCATATTCTTACCATGTCCCACCTCTATTCACAGACACCGCAACCAGAGGCGAACATAGGGGTGCTGGCATGGGTCTCGGTctctctaaaatgaaaaattactatttaaatcttttaaaaatttttaaaattttaaattagaagagaaaaaattatactttagtttccctaaaattataaaaaatttaatttaatattttataatttataaataaaataaaatctcattCTACCCCTAAAAATAATTCTAACTCCACATATATCATCAGCAAATAGCAAACACTGTGCTTGCTGTTCTGGTTATACCACTTTTATGTATTCCACATTAATTGTAACAGTAGCGGTGTTTAAAGTTGCAAAATTTGGACAAATTAATTCATATCATTGAATTATGTATATTTGGATATCTTACCATATATGCACGAGGTAATTAATTATTACCCTGCATCAGAGTGATAAATGCATTTCCATCATTATGAGAAATCATTTCCTTAATCTTGGCTTTTTAACTCTATTGGGGTTGTTCAAATGATCCAGACATGGAAGCTATTTGAGCCATTCACACTATTGAAACCCaatcaaaattttgttattttataaaattaaaataaattttaattaattgattaatatttttttaatttatataatcatTCTTTATTCACTTTACTTGGTTTTCATCATTTCTacgatttaaattaatttttagttagtGGATTGAATCATGAGTCAAATCACAAAATCTAGTGCGGAAATGAACCTTGCATTATGAATAATATAgcaatgaatttaaatttaaggaAAGCCATTTACTAAGTTGAATGGTTTTGAGAATCTTAAATGCAGTGGGAACACCACATCAACCCCAACTGAAATTAATCAAAAagcaagagagagagagagagagcactTTAGAATTTTGATGATTTCGCATTCATGAGGCAACTTATACCAGCCCCAACACCCTCGATCTTTGTGTATATATACTCTCCCAAAGCATACACATTTTATTCTAACGTAGGTTACAGTCTCTCTCCACTCTTTTTCTCTGCAACTCACAGTCATGGTTTCTCACCTGGTCAACACTATACGAAATGTAGTAGGGATCACAGGTATTTTAGCTTATACACCGAATCTATGATACTTTCTTCCTGTTACAACATGAGATTCTATTTTCATATCACTACATAACTAATATGGGTTATTCTGGGTTTTTTGCAGGGAACGTTATCGCACTCTTCCTGTTCTTGTCTCCAGTGTAAGCTCTTCTTAGGCTTTTATCATAATCTTTTCATAGCACagtgttattttttttttttaaatttcgataAAACTAATACGAAAAGACAAACATCCCTTGTTTGTCCGTGGAAACTGAAAAGATATTTTAGCCATAGCAGTGACTGGGtttgatttatataaaaattataatcaatgctcttttccttttttaattttcctAATGAAAATTGATTTGTAAAAAAAAGATTGGAGTGATAACTTttttacaaattacaaaaataaatttctttttcaaaaagaTTTATTCTTATTAATCATTAATAATCACAAAAGTAACAAAAATTCCTTCCAACTTCTGtgtatttcaaatttaatttgatagctaTTCATATTGTTCAATCTCCTTCTgtattgataataatatttatgcgaattaagttaaaaattaaaagaaactaatttaaaaataaaacaaatgattcCATGTGCTAAAATAAAGTTTTGAATGaatcaaatacattaaatcaaaagttATAATACTTTAATTAATCGAACAGGCACATGTATTAAGCAGTGGTCCTTGTTTATTGACGTTAGTTACAATGGATTAAATGGGTAATCTTTTTTGCCTAATCATATTTATTATTGCAGGCCAACTTTTATTCGAATTTGGAAGAAAGGATCAGTGGAGCAGTTCTCCCCAGTACCATacctagcaaccttaatcaattGCATTGTTTGGGTCATTTACGGCCTGCCAATGGTGCATCCCAACAGCATCCTTGTTATAACCATCAATGCTGCAGGGACCGCCATCGAGGTCGTCTTCCTCACCCTCTTCCTCATCTTCTGTCATGACAAGAAAAAGCGACTCAAAGTGCTACTTATCATCATGGTCGAGCTCATTTTCATGGCCGCTCTCGCCACTCTGATCCTCACTGTCCTTCACACCACTCAACGCCGATCCATAATCGTTGGAATTATAGCAATTTTGTTCAATGTCATGATGTATGCTGCGCCTTTATCCGTCATGGTTAGTATCATACATGCACATGCATTTTTTTTACTAATGAATTTAGGTGGAACATAGGTCCCTAACAGACTAGACGCATTCATGGATCTATAGTTACTcatgatttaaaataataaaacatatttttaggATTGGATAAGCTTGACTGCTTAGTCCATGAACATTTCTAAATGATACTGAAATAATTTGCATTTATTTCCGTGGGTTGGACACTCTTATTGTAAGTATATAATTAGTAGAATTTTGTTATTGGTTTAGCATATATTCCTCAATCCAACAGCCTTAGCTgtattctctctctctctatatagaTATACACACACACAATAATGAATCATGATGGTGCAGAAACTGGTGATTACGACGAAAAGTGTGGAGTATATGCCATTTTTCCTCTCACTGGCTTCCTTTGCCAACGGTGTTGCTTGGACTACTTATGCTTTCCTCCCTTTTGACCCCTTCATTGCTGTAAGTTATACCTAATGTTTttacctctttttctttttggctcCTTATTCGTATATATGTAAGTATTTATATTTCAGGTTCCAAATGGAGTGGGCACAATATTTAGTTTAGCCCAGCTATTGTTATACGCCACATATTACAAGTCCACAAAGAGAATAATAGCAGCAAGGAAAGAGGCGAAGATGGAGATGCATCTCTCGTTGTCGGACGTGGCCGTCGCCAACGGCGATGTTGATCCCAAGAAGACCGCTGGAGCAACACCTTAACCTTGAGAGACCCAAACAATGCATCCATTtccaatatatataattatgtccaactatatctatctatctatatatgtctgtattatttataaatataggcTAATTAGTGGGTGCGAGTTTGTTTTAGTTATCAACATATATCCCTTTCGACTTCTCAATCCATGTTTGActttttataaaaatgtatggGCTattgagaacaaagttgtcttcAGTTAATGGATTGATTATGTTGAAGAAAGATATACACCCTCATCTGCATCTGTGCCTGTCAATGCTGTAGTCTCACCGTTACTCTAACAGATAAGAGTCCATCATACCAACATCTCATTGCTCCAATATATTTGGTTGTGATTTTTAAGAACCAAACCTAAGTGATCAGTTGAATCTCCCTTTCCCTCCTCCCCACCACCTTTTTTTCTGAATAAATTCCCCTAATCAAAACAAAAGTGCACAGTACTGAAAAGAACATAAATAAATGACTAAGAAAAAAAAGAGGACGACAAGGGCCTAACCTTTCATCTGGTTAGCTCTGCGAAACATGACAAGTGTTGATAAAATCTAAAAAGTCATGCAACTCTTTTCCCTTTTCGTCAAATCCCTTGTTAACGTTTGAATTGTTGGTAATATAGTGCAAACAAATTCATTAACAGCATTTAATAAACTCAACCTCTCAGTtttataatttagtgaatttatCAATTCTCTATCAATAGAACTACCCAAACTCTAGGATATGAATTCATCAAGAGTAAGAAATTCAACCTCACACATTAGTGAAATCATTAAGTTCGTCTCACTAGGATCACCCAAACTCTAGGCTATGAACTCTTTAAAAGCAAGGAACTCATCCTTATGCATATATAGTATGTATCATATTGATAGGTAAATATGTACATTATGAATCTTTCTATGGTTTCATTTGACCACATTGAACTTAGAAAACTAAGTTGGGTATCCAACATGAATTCCTCAACCAGTGAGCTTAAGACACATCCCTCTTGACGAATCAAGAACCATTTTCCTACATAACCCATTAGTTAGTGGATTAGTTAGGTTCTTCTCAGATTTTACGTACTCCATGACGAGTACTCCATTTTTTATTAAGTGTCTCACATATTCATCTTTTATTCGTATATGCCTTTTCTTGCCATTGTAAGCTTGGTTTTGAGCAACACAAATGCTAGCTTGTGAATCATATAATAAGGACACATGAGGTGCAAGTTCCCCCATAAAGGAATCTTTGCAAGTAGATTCCTGCGCCACTCAGCCTTTTACCCGACTCAGTCAAGAGTTATAAACACTAATTTCATCGTGGAGTGAGCGATAATGTCTATTTAGTAGACTTCCAAGAAATAGTTGCTCtatctaaaataaaaacataccTACTAGCAGAGCTAACTTTATTAGTTACCGAGTTTACATCATATTGGAAATCATCCATATttatagaaagtcaaagatatgggtatcaaataaagtcaaagatatgtgtatcaaatattggaaagtcaaagatatgggtatcgagatattggcataagaaatctgagatatttgcaatatttggtccctaattgtaaagtgactttgcaagttgatccctgaacctcaactataaataggcataaccatctctcattctgtatctcatatttgccattctctacttaaggcattgttctctctctctctctctctttgtaaattctcacttgtattttggagtgaaatatatttggtagtgcccgaggacgtaggcaaaatttgctgaaccgcgttaaattcttgtgttctttattgtattattctgcatgaattgtgaatgtgattgtagtgatttattgtgctattaaattacgattaaggaatattctggctaggaaagacttagtacttaagcgatccttgtgatctacctctctttcttgggaattgaacttagtgtgattttttagtacaataattttactcttttacatgCTTCTGCACAACACATCACAATATCTCTTTAAGAATGCAGGGTATCCGAAAAATTCCAACTTCCAagttattatactttaatttcattttaaatcattTGGGGAAAGTTTAACCTTGATAGCATAGTAACTTGCAAACTATGACACTTTCCCCCACATACTATGTCAATGCCTTCATCAACGTGAAGCCACACTTTTAGTAAAATTGTTACGTCGAGTTGACACTTCAGTCTCAAAGTCCATCTTGGGCCTTCAAGGCCTAAGGTTATGATCTGTTCAATGCATATCGAACATAGACTTGAACTTTTTCTCATCTCAATCGTTAATGTAGTATTGTCTATGTCCATTCCTCCATCGAACACTTAGACTCAATGCCACAACATATAATCATCAAGTTACAACCTTGAGAAACCCTTAATGGTATGACCCTTTGTCGACTGAATATTATCATGCCTTTGACACTTAAAAATGCATCCCTCTGGATGTGGCACCAAATGCACTCTTACGACCCTAACACTAAATTTCTCAACATGGGAATTTTAGACACATTGGCCATCCCCAACTTAGGCTCTCACGGTCCCTCAATGGCCACCCTATTGGTTCTAGCCATCTTAGCCAACCACAACACATATGGCATCATCGAACTAGGTCAATCTCAATATCAATTTTGGACTTTAATGCTCATCCACACAAACTCTTCATGCCGCTTCTTTCTCTGCAcaatctgtaacacccttaacccaacCTATTATGTTGGATCTAGATCTTGGGCATTACCAAACGAATACATACAAAAACTTAATGTACTTAAATAAGTTACAATTATTTACACATTCTTAGTTAAAGATTTCAAACCAAATTACCTAAGTATATACAATAAGAAATACAACTACCACACATGGTAATTAAATTACAACGATATCTAAATTGAAATCCTAAACTATTGTAGATACACCAAAGTATggatttttatttaacaattcaGACTTCGAACCTCTCACTAGACTCATTCTGTATACATAATAACCCAATACACCACTTCTTTGCATAGTTCTGGCATCGTCCCTCTTAGCACAGCCCCACATTAACTCGTTTGTAACATAGCACACACAGATAAGTTCATAAGACCTAGTGAGGAAAACATCATTTACTTGAGTCATGTTTGCACATTGTAACTGataatttatataaatgattCCATCGTTCTTAACCTTAAACTTTGTCACTTGCGAATGCTTCATCAAGTTGTATCCCTTTATACACATCAGTTACTATAATTCACTCTAAAACTATTTCATTCTCATTCGGTGTCTTCGAAACATCACTTACATAGATGATAGGTACTTCCTTCGAATATACCAAGTTCACATCCTTATTCAGCATACATTTTAAATATTAACCTATTACTTTTCTACATCCTTTCAATATGTTATTTTCGACCATGTTTTAGTCCTATGAAATGCCTTACCATATACTCCATAGATATATTTCGTCACTATTGATTTAATTGATTACGTTTAGGAGCCATACAAAAATCGCCACaagggaaactcattggaatacGCTATGAAGGTCTTATTGTGGTGCGCCACAAAGAACATCCTTTAAAGTTCTTCATTAAGAGTCCTATTAAGACATGCCACAAGGGCATTCCATCTAGAGTACACCACAAAAGCTCCTACAAGATTCACCACAAAGGCTATCCCTTCATAATTTGCCAATAAGGTTATTCTCTCAGAGTTCACCACAAAGTTTATTCTTTTAGAGTTCGTCACAAAGGTTATTCTTTCAAAGTTTGTCACAAAGGCTATTCTTTTAGAGCTCACCACAAAGGCTATTCTTTCCTAATGTGTTTACGATAtagatttgcctaaactcacatttTGTGAAGGTTGCCCATCATCGTCCTAGGACACGTAGAGAACCCCATTGGGTAATCATTCCCTTTAGTTCCTTTTTAGAAGGTGTCATTATCATGGCTTAATATACATGTAATTTTACCGGTCtaagctaaacctttaaaatgacaacaaattaccagtctaggctaaatttgtGTCGCATGTATTTTCAAGTTCACAACAAATGATAGAACTCGGTTTCAAAACATATTTACTTGCGAACACTTTATACATCGAAACAAACTAAGCCCATTCTTCTTAATCCATAATAAGCAACCTATATAACACATAtctcataacatacatttcaaacatttaagtACAACCATGCTTCACCTTACATTACTCATGCATCATTCAACACATGCTTAAACTCATCAAGCTCTGTACTAGATTTACACATTATTCTCAACAACATTCGCTCAATCATAGATATCTTTTAGGAATCAGTTACCTTACCTATTATACCTTTCATGAAAGCGGCATCACCTTTTGATTTGTTCCACAGACATCAAGGTATGAACAGTACTATGCAAGAGCCAGTTTAGACACGTACCTGACAACCACAGATAGTAGTTTGAATCTCGATCCAACATCCAACAAGGAACTGCAACACTACTTGGCATAGAGTGATCACTGATAAAGATCTagaattttatctttttcttaaaGGAGAAAGAAATATTGTTTGGTTCATTAAGATTCTAATAGCAACACTTTTAAAAAAGGAAGAATCAGAATATAAAGTAAAAGTGAAGTAAATTTCATCTCGAGAGTCTTCTCCCTCATTAGACAAAAACTCTCTATCCCCTTTACAGTAGAATTTGATGAGTGACAATAATTACCTAacctaaatattttaattttcccaaaaatctaaAGCAGGTGAAAAGAATCCAATAAAGGTCTTCGTTACTGTCTAACCAGACAAGGGGAGGATCTAATCAATCCTATTGATTTCCAGAACTAACTAAAACGGTGCTCGTATAATCGAACGTACTATACCTTGGTAGGGACTCAATTATGGTGTGACCTTAAAGGCAATTAAGCCTTCTACAACATTCTCATGCACTTGGTATGCTCCTTTATGTCTAATCCAAAACTCTAAGGCGTATTTTTCTTGTACGTATTCCTTCTTCACAAAAATATCCTGTTAAATAAATCCTTAGCTATTACCAACATGCGAATACTTTAGTGCTAAAACTCTAACTTGCCAACAAGTCAGCCTGGTGACGGATTACTATCACAATGCTTAAACAAGTTGCACACATACCTTACTCATCCAAAAATATTTGGGCGGATACCAATTTGCTACACTGACCATATTAAGACTATGTGCCATAATTTATAATCCGCTAGAACCGGGGTGTTACAGCTCTCCTcccattaataaaatttcattctcgCAAGTTGTACCATGAAGAACCTGACGAATTACTAATAATTAACGACTACGCCAAATGCGATTGGGTGCCTTCAACCCTCGATGTGTAttgcattaaatttttaaatgttacaTACTTAACCCAAATGACAGTTGTCAAAGTTTAATTGGAGAACTTGAACAGTTTCCACTAAGTAAAGTTCACGCGCAAGTTTATTTATATAAAACATGTACACAACACTTCCTCAATCACTTTAACGAAATCGATCAAAACACTAACTTTTTCTTACCCATCCTTTCAAGCTTCTTCTTCCGCAACATATTTTTCTCAAGGtgactctttttcttttttccatttccatTTACTGCATTAACATCCTAAAAGAAAATGGTCCGCACAATGAGAGGAAAAGGTCGGCGACAGGCCAAACAAAATATCACTTCGACGACTCCTGTTCCATTTGGGCCCCAAGGTCTCGAGAATACTTCACAAAGTGTAGAGTCCTCATCAATCACTTGTAGCACCACCCACGATAAGATGAATCGATATTTACAAGTTCGGGGTATATAAAGCCCAAATTTCGCTTATATCTTCTAGTAACCTGAACAATGTCATTTAAGTGATAACACTAAAGGTTTCATTTTACCCCTGATTCTATTAAAAGTCGATTTCCATTTGCCACTAAATCCCTTCTTCCGTGttattttaaatgaatatggTATCACACCAGGTCAGTTATCAACTTTATCCTAATAGACTCTAGTGGCTTACTATATTGACTATTGTATGCATAATGAACCACCACTGCTAAgggtttttaataaattttattagttgAAAGTGATCAAACAAGGCATTTATGTTGGCAATGCTAATTTTAGTGCACGTTCAGGATATAAGCCTATTATTCAGAATAATATCTCAAACCTTCATCAATAGAAAGACAAGTTTATAAGAGTTATTTGTAGGCTCGAGTTTGGATTCAGTTTCCCAACAAGATGGTCCCTTCTTAAAAAGAGTACCTATACGCAGTGTCCGCTAGTGAATTTCAAGCTTACTAAGATACAATATAAACGGTTAAATAAGGGGCGCGTACTTGACTTGGTGGAACTTATTTAAGTTAGAAACGTATTACAATACTGCCTGTAGAAATTTAACCCTAATGGTTAGCGATCAAATGATTTCATCAAGTGGTTGGACGGACTTAAAATGTCATATTCTTTTGAAGCTTGACCGTACAATTCGGGTGGTAACATAGCACATGTTTTATTAGGGCACAAAAGGGAGccacatttatatttttatagcatTTGTGGTCTTTCCTCACGCAATTAGAATCTTTAGCAAATCATGATACAAATTCTACTTCAGATCAAACTAATTCTACTGTTGATGGTGCAGGGACTTCATCACACTCCCAGCCTCAGGACATGGACATTTCTTTGATTCTTAAGTGAGCtcattaaagaaaaaatattgcTGCTCCACCAAGTAAGACATcaacaaagagaaaaaagaaaaaggccaGATCAGATGAGAGTACTCAAGAATCCGAAAGTAGTGAATGCTCTCCATTAGTAAAGCATATAAGCTAAATAAGGAGCCTGTTGTTGTAATTACCCACTCATCTCTAATTTTCGCTCTCCCCAAGACTCCATTAATAAATGAAGATTCCACCCCTCAAACAGGTTCTCCCATACATGTTTTTTTATTCTTCATTGTCAGAGAATCTTACAAAGACAATTTCTCCAATCTAGTCAATTGTCCTCCTACTCAAACACAAGATGCTCCCTTCATTGGTTCAAGAGGAAACTTTCTTTTGCGTAATCTATTGGAGTCAGTGTCAATTTTCACATCTCTCAGCTTCATATTTTAACAACAACTAAGTTTACTACCTCTACAGTTAATGGAAGGTTTCTCCTATTACTTTGCATCCAATTTCAATAAGTGACCTCTATCATTCATGGCTCAAGTTTCAAAAATCTTGTTTATCGAACATGGTCTTTGGAGTGGGGCTCTTAAGGATGCGGTAGACATTATAACAACAAGCTGACAAGTTTAAAAAAGGCAGTGAAGACTCCTTAGTCGAATTATGCCAGAAATATTAAGAATCTAACAACTTAATTGGGAGATTGGATACTCGAGTTATAACTCTGAAAGGTAAATATAAAGATGCTTAGACTGAATGTGAGCAATATAAGGAGAAGGTCAATCACTTAAACGATGAAAAGTCTATCTTAGAGGAGAAACTCAAGGCTCATGAGGAAAGTCACAAGGCAAAGTTGGAGAGTCTACGCCAATCTCATGAAGAAACTTTTAGAAAGTTTTAAGAGGATATTCAAAAGAATCTTATTGAGGCTTTGCCAGAATGGAGATCAAATTTGATTCTACATGCCCAAATGGTTGCATGTCCTCTTAATTTTAGAAGGGTAAACTTCAACTACCTGAAGGACATTCCTATTGAGTCACTTA is a window of Gossypium hirsutum isolate 1008001.06 chromosome D08, Gossypium_hirsutum_v2.1, whole genome shotgun sequence DNA encoding:
- the LOC107911375 gene encoding bidirectional sugar transporter SWEET7, which codes for MVSHLVNTIRNVVGITGNVIALFLFLSPVPTFIRIWKKGSVEQFSPVPYLATLINCIVWVIYGLPMVHPNSILVITINAAGTAIEVVFLTLFLIFCHDKKKRLKVLLIIMVELIFMAALATLILTVLHTTQRRSIIVGIIAILFNVMMYAAPLSVMKLVITTKSVEYMPFFLSLASFANGVAWTTYAFLPFDPFIAVPNGVGTIFSLAQLLLYATYYKSTKRIIAARKEAKMEMHLSLSDVAVANGDVDPKKTAGATP